A single Drosophila mauritiana strain mau12 unplaced genomic scaffold, ASM438214v1 Y_36, whole genome shotgun sequence DNA region contains:
- the LOC117150151 gene encoding protein O-mannosyl-transferase Tmtc3-like, with amino-acid sequence NLALLLADTKRPLDEVPFLNQLIRHHPSHVKGLILLGDIYINHMKNLDEAEKCYRSILHYDPHNTQGLHNLCVVFVERKRLAKAAACLQYAQRLAPAEDYIGRHLQIVLARLQKINKLPESAPERKLAYEDYDPLEFKLPQDRPSHKSRKRS; translated from the coding sequence AATCTGGCTCTGCTACTGGCCGATACAAAACGGCCCTTGGATGAGGTGCCATTTCTGAATCAACTGATACGACATCATCCGTCGCATGTTAAAGGCCTGATCCTGCTGGGCGACATCTACATTAATCACATGAAGAATCTGGACGAGGCGGAGAAGTGCTACCGCAGCATACTTCACTACGATCCCCACAACACTCAGGGCTTGCACAACCTCTGCGTGGTGTTCGTGGAACGTAAGCGGCTGGCCAAGGCAGCTGCATGCCTGCAGTACGCCCAACGCTTGGCACCCGCCGAGGACTATATCGGTCGGCATTTGCAGATTGTTCTTGCACGACTGCAGAAAATCAACAAGTTACCTGAGTCGGCGCCAGAGCGAAAGCTCGCGTATGAGGACTACGATCCCCTTGAGTTTAAACTGCCTCAGGATCGACCATCGCATAAGTCGCGTAAAAGATCGTAG